The following is a genomic window from Saprospiraceae bacterium.
CGCTTTTCCTTACTCCTTCCGTATTGGGCTAATTTACTGTTGCGCTTTTCGCCCTCAAAGTACGTACTGGTCAAGTCGTACAGCATGATCTTGTCTTGTATGTCAAAGAGTTCGTTGGTCTTTATTGATAAATGCTTTTCCAGTTTATCTTTGATATCATTTAGTCGTAAAGCACTTTTATATAACCGGTCTTTGTTCATCTTTTCAGGATCGTATCCTGTGAGCTCCATAATGGCCGAATTCTCATTAATCCATCTTGCTGTGGCTAGTTCCGATGCTGGATTTACAGCTCTACTGATAACCTGTGTTTGTGCTAGCTGTACTTCAAATTCGCTAAATCCATTATCTATCAACACTTTATCTAAATCTAACTGATGCCAGGCATTGTAACATAGCCACTCAGATCCCACTTCCCTGACGTTGCTGTGGGAGAGTGTGTCGGCATTGACCATGCGATTGTTCTCATCATATAGACTTAGATCCAACCGCTTACCTTGCACTATTACAGCCCAAAGTTTAGTAACCCACTTCTGGATTAATGGGTCGGTGAGTGGAAATAAGGAACGCTTGCGCTGATGCATATCTGTGAGTGTACGCGATATATGATTGAGCTGTTCAGGAGTCAAATCGTCTTCCATAAACCCTACATTGAGTATTGTTCTATGACAGATACGACCCGTTTCATTGCGGTAGCTCTCAACCAATCTGTAATATCGATCGTACTTTTTTGTTGCCGGATTTGTTCTGCCACTAAACTTGAAATACATGCCACAAAGGTACGGCAGTAGTTTTGACATGCGCAACTCCCCTGTGTACTACAAATCAATTTTTGAAAAATCAAAAAGTCTGATAATCTGTCTGTTATGATTATAACCTATCAACAAACCCCTATTACCACCCCAAAAAAAACCACATTTATCCCTAAAATGTGGATAACTTTATATGAAAGAGGTAATTTGAAGCCATTTTGAGCAATGTGGGTTAAGCCCTATATTTTCTATTTGTTGAGCCTCATCTATAACAATAAAGGTAGCTTTACCAAAAAGTTGTTTTAATTGTGTACTTGTAATTGCATTTTGTAACTGGATGTTTATATCCCCTTCATCAGCATTAAGCCAAAGGCTATTTTCTGGTTGTTCGGCCGCTATTTCTTTTAGCAATGTGGTTTTGCCAATTTGACGTGCTCCAATCAGCAGTATAACTTTTTTCTTAAAAAGATGTGCTGTCAGTTGAGTTTTTACAATTCTATTTATTGAATTCATGCACAAATATACCTAATATTTATATTACAATAGAAATATTAAGCCTAAATATTGATATAATTTTACTAAATTTTACCTGATAGGTATAAAAAATGCACGATGGTCGAAGTCTCTGACCGCTTCGGGTCAGGCTTGTCCGGCCGTAATCGGACTTATAGATGTGACTTCGATCCGATATTTTTATCCCGCGGGAATCGACAACTAGGGGATAAAGAATCAGTCTATCGCTTGACAGGTTTGAAATTAGTCATTACAAATGCCAGAACATTAAGTCCGGAAATATAGGTTGTCTCATGAGTATGATGCACCCGGTTAAATTGTTCAAACTTTGGAAAATATTGTAAATAAGTTGGATGAAATCCAAATTATAACAATATATACAGCATCCCCATTCCGATAATAATGAAAGTGCTATAAATGAGAATTGTTGGTTTTATTGAGAATTAATTATTTATTCAAATTTTATAATTCACCCTTCAATTGGAATATTTAATTCCGGGAAAAACCCAAATTAATATAAACCATTATTTACAGTAAAAATATAAATCAGTGGCAAATTATACCCATCTGAGCATAACTTTATTATATTTACCACAATTATTTATTTTCAATGGACGCTGATATACATACTAAATTTATGAGGAAGCCATAAAACTTTCCATAGACAATGTAAAATCCGGAAAAGGCGGACCCTTTGGTGCAGTGATAGTCAAAGATGGTAAAATCATTGCTCATGGTACAAATGAAGTAACATCTTCCAATGATCCTACGGCTCATGCAGAAGTCGTAGCTATCAGAAATGCATGTACAAAGTTAGGTACATTTCAATTGGACAATTGTGATATCTATACCAGTTGTGAGCCGTGTCCGATGTGTTTGGGTGCCATATACTGGGCCCGGCCTGCCAGATTATTTTTTGCCAATACAAAGAAGGATGCGGCTGAAATTCACTTTGACGATCAGTTTATTTATCAGGAACTGGAAATCCCATACCCTGATAGAAAACTTTTTACCACACAATTGCTCAGAGAAGAAGCTTTGGAAGCTTTTAAACTATGGCGCACCAGTATAAATAAGATAGAATATTGATATGAATATTCGGTTTATACTTAATGATAAAATGGTTGTCACTGCCAGCAATAGTGCCTTGACCTTACTTGATTTTATCCGCTATGAGGCTCAGCTTAAAGGCACAAAAATAGGTTGCAGAGAGGGAGATTGCGGTGCCTGTACCGTATTGTCAGGTACACTTATC
Proteins encoded in this region:
- a CDS encoding AAA family ATPase, with product MNSINRIVKTQLTAHLFKKKVILLIGARQIGKTTLLKEIAAEQPENSLWLNADEGDINIQLQNAITSTQLKQLFGKATFIVIDEAQQIENIGLNPHCSKWLQITSFI
- a CDS encoding nucleoside deaminase, encoding MYEEAIKLSIDNVKSGKGGPFGAVIVKDGKIIAHGTNEVTSSNDPTAHAEVVAIRNACTKLGTFQLDNCDIYTSCEPCPMCLGAIYWARPARLFFANTKKDAAEIHFDDQFIYQELEIPYPDRKLFTTQLLREEALEAFKLWRTSINKIEY